The following DNA comes from Curtobacterium sp. 9128.
GTGCGCGTTCTCGTACCAGTACGCCTGCCCGATCCCGCCGCCGGAGAACCGCCTGTCGGTCCTGGTGACGGCGGGGGAGCGGCACCCGATCGATCGGGACGGGGCCGTCTTCCACTGATCCGGGCCCGGACACGGGCGGATCCGGCCTGCGTCCTTGCTGTTCCCAGCGGAGACGCTGCATAATGGGCGTGTCCGCAAGGACATCACAATCGGATATCGATGGCTCTGGTCACCGGATCCTCCGCAGGTCGATGGGGAAGTCGCACCTGATGATCGGAGGAATCATGACCGGGACTGCGTCAGGAGTGCTCTACGTGCACTCCTCCCCGCGCGCGCTCTGCCCCCATGTCGAATGGGCAGCAGGTCGCGCGATGAGTCGTGCCGTGAACTTCTCTTGGCTGGACCAGCCCGCGCAGGACGGCTCTCGGCGCACCGAGTACACGTGGACCGGGCAGGTCGGCACCGGTGCCGCGATCGCCTCTGCGCTGCGTGGCTGGGAGCACCTCCGTTACGAGGTCACCGAGGAGCCCACCGAGGCGTCCGACGGTGGCCGGTGGATGCACACGCCCGACCTCGGCGTCTTCTACGCGCAGACCGACGTCACGGGCAACATGGTGATCCCCGAGGACCGCGTGCGCTACGCGATGGAGGTCGCCGGCAGCAACGCCCTCGAACTGCACCGTGAACTTCGACTGGCGCTCGGTCAGGCCTGGGACGACGAACTCGAGCCGTTCCGCCACGCTGCCGAGGGCAACCCGGTCGTCTGGCTCCACCGCGTGGGCTGAGGCGCCCGCCACAGCGTCAGCCCGGCGCTCAAAGACTCCGACACCTCTGCGAAAGCGACAGTTCCCCGCCGATCACCGGCGGGGAACTGTCGCTTTCGCGATGTGGACGCGACCACAGGACGACGGAGGCCCGCCCCGCAGACGCGAGACGGGCCTCCTGGCTGATCGGTGTCAGGCCGTGCGGAACGCGACGACGGCGTTGTGGCCGCCGAAGCCGAACGAGTTGCTGACCGCGAGCAGGTCGCCCGCCGGCAGCTCGCGCGGAGCCGTCGCGACGTCCATCACGATCTCCGGGTCCTGCTCGGTGAGGTTGATCGTCGGCGGCGCGACCCGGTTGTGCAGCGCGAGGACGGTGAACATCGCCTCGATCGCACCGGCACCACCGAGCAGGTGCCCGGTGGATGCCTTCGTCGCCGAGACGACGACGGAGTCGAGGTGGTCACCGAACACGCGACGCATGGCGTGGTACTCGGCGATGTCGCCGACCGGGGTCGACGTGGCGTGCGCGTTGACGTGCGCGACGTCGTCGCGCGAGGCACCGGCGTGCTCGAGTGCCGTCAGGACCGCACGGGCGGCCGCGCTGCCCTCGGGGTCCGGAGCGGTGATGTGGAAGGCGTCGGACGTGATGCCGGCGCCGGCGACCTCGGCGTAGATCTTCGCGCCGCGGGCCTCGGCGTGCTCCTTCGTCTCGAGGATGAGGGCAGCCGCGCCGTCCGCGAGCACGAAGCCGTCGCGCGTGACGTCGTACGGACGCGAGGCGGTCTCGGGGGAGTCGTTCCGACGCGAGAGCGCCTGCATCGCGGCGAAGGACGCGAGCGGCATCGGGTGGAGCGCTGCTTCGGCACCACCGGCGATGACGATGTCGGCTTCACCCGTGGCCACGTGCCGGTACGCCTCGGCGAGGGACTCGGTGGACGAGGCACATGCGGAGAGGTAGGTCCGGGCACCGCCACGGGCACCGAACTCCATCTCGATGGCCGCTGCCGGACCGTTCGCCATGAGCATCGGAACGGTCATCGGGAGGACGCGGCGCGGGCCCTTCTCGCGCAGGGTGTCCCAGGCGTCGAGCAGGGTGTTCACGCCGCCGATGCCGGTCGCCCAGTCGACGATGAGGCGCTCGGGGACGACGGTCTCGTTGTCGATGCCGGCGTCGGCCCAGGCTTCGCGCGCGGCGATGAGCGAGAGCTGCGACGACGGGTCGAACCGCTTCGTCTCGGGGCGGGTGAGCTGGTCGGTGATGAACTTCCGGGCCTGGCCCGCGAACTCGACGGGGATGTCGAGCTCGGCGTAGCGCGGGTCTTCGAGCCTGGTGATGCCGGACTTGCCCTCGAGCAGGGCGTCCCAGGTCTCCGAGGCAGTCGCGGCGAGAGGGGTGATCGCACCGATCCCGGTGACGACGACGGTCTTGTTGGTCATGGAACGACTTGTTTCTTCTGAGGTGGACATGAAGAGCGCCGCGGCCCGTGACCGGAAGGGTCGAGCCGGACCGCGGCGTTCAGGAAGTTCGCGCCAGGGCTGTGGGTATCAGGCCTGGGCCTTGACGATGAAGTCGACGGCGTCACCGACGGTCTTGAGGTTCTTGACCTCTTCGTCGGGGATCTTGACGTCGAACTTCTCTTCGGCGTTCACGACGATGGTCATCATCGAGATCGAGTCGATGTCGAGGTCGTCCGTGAACGACTTGTCCGCCTGCACGGTGTCGGTCGCGATGCCGGTCTCGTCGTTGATCAGCTCGGCCAGGCCGGCGAGGACGTCTTCGTTGGACAGGGCCATGATGGTGTCTCCTTGAGGGGGGTGTCGTTTGACCGTGGACCAGCCTAGGGCACGGGGTGGTCCCGTGCCCGCAGCCTGGCAGGCCTGTGGGTGAGTCGGTGGACTAGGGGAGCACGACCACCTGCGCGCCGAACACGAGTCCGGCGCCGAACCCGATCTGCAGGGCGAGTCCGCCCGACAGCTCCGGGTGCTCGTCGAGCAGGCGGTGGGTGGCGAGCGGGATGCTCGCGGCCGAGGTGTTGCCGGTGGTCGTGATGTCGCGGGCGATCACCACGGACTCGGGGAGCCCGAGCTGCTTGGCGAACTCGTCGATGATGCGGATGTTCGCCTGGTGCGGGACGAACGCGGCGAGCTGGTCGGGGCGGACGCCTGCGGTCTCCAGCGCTTCGCGGGCGACCTTGACCATCTCCCAGACGGCCCAGCGGAACACGGTCTGACCGGCCTGCCGTATCGTCGGCCGCGCGGCCCCCGCTTCCCACTCGTTGAAGGTCGAGGTCATGCCGATCGCGTCCCACTTGGACCCGTCCGATCCCCAGATGGTCGGGGCGATGCCGGGGAAGTCGCTCGGGCCGACGACCGCCGCGCCGGCGCCGTCACCGAGCAGGAACGAGATGGACCGGTCGGTCGGGTCGACGATGTCGCTGAGCTTCTCGGCGCCGATGACCAGCACGTGGTCGGCGATGCCGGACTTCACGAACGAGTCGGCCTGGGCGATGCCGTAGGCGTACCCGGCGCACGCGGCGCTGATGTCGTAGGCCGCAGCCGGGGTGGCGCCGATGCGCTCGGCGAGGAGCGATGCCATCGACGGCGTCGCGACCGTGTGCGTCACGGTGCTGACCAGGACGACACCGATCTGGTCGGGGGTGAGCCCGGCCTTCGCGATCGCTTCGCGCGCCGCGGTCTCGGCGAGGTCGACCGCCTCGACGCCCTCACCAGCACGCATCCGGGTGATGATCCCGGTGCGCTGCCGGATCCACTCGTCGGAGGAGTCGATCGGTCCGACGAGGTCGTCGTTCGGGACGGTGAGCTCACCGCGCGCGGCGCCGAACGCCATGATGCGGCTGAACTCGTGGCCCCTGCGCTGCGCGAGGACGGGACGGCCGGTCGGCTCGACGGCTTCTGACACGTCGGTCATGCGGACACCTCCGCGGTGCTGAGGAGCTCGATCGCGGCCGGCAGGTCCTCGGGGGACTTGATCGCGACCGTCGGGGTGCCGCGCAGGCCGCGCTTGGCGAGTCCGACGAGCGCACCGGCCGGTGCGAGCTCGATGATGCCGGTGACACCGGCCTGCTGGAAGGACTCCATCACGGAGTCCCAGTGCACGGGGTTCGCGATCTGCTGGACCATCAGGTCGACGAACTGCCGGCCGTCGTCCACGCGCGAACCGTCGGCGTTCGTCCAGATCGGGAGCGTCGGGTCCACTGCGGTGGTGCCGGCGGCGACGGGGGCCACACGCTCGACCGCTGGGGCCATGTACCGGGTGTGGAACGCGCCGGCCACGGCGAGGGGGATCACACGGGCCTTCGTCGGCGGGTTCTCGGCGAGTGCCGCGATCGCTGCGGCAGCGCCGGCGACGACGGTCTGCCCGCCGCCGTTGTGGTTCGCGGGCACGAGGCCGTGCGCCTCGAGGGCCTGGGCGACCTCGTCGGCGTCACCGCCGAGGACGGCCGCCATCGAGGTCGGCTCGAGCGCTGCGGCGTCGGCCATCGCCCGGCCGCGGGCGGCGACGAGGGAGACGGCGTCGGTCGGCTGCAGGATGCCGGCGACGGCAGCGGCGGTGAACTCGCCGACCGAGTGTCCGGCGACGCCTCCGACCAGGGCACGGCGGCCGTCGGCGAGGAGTGCGTCGGCGGTGATGATGCCGGCGGCCACGATGAGCGGCTGGGCCAGCGCGGTGTCCTTGATGGTGTCCGCGTCGGACTCGGTGCCGTGCACGGCGAGGTCCACGCCGATCGCTTCGGACCACTGCCCGACGCGTTCACGAACGGCGGCGTCCTCGAGCCACGGGGCGAGGAAGCCGGGAGTCTGGGAGCCCTGTCCGGGCGCGACGACGACGATCACCGGACAATCCTGTCTGCCGCGACGCGTGCGCCCCGTGTGGACTCCCGACACGAATCCGCTCGAGACATTGTGGGACCCCTACGGTCGGAGGTCACCGGCGTCCGATCCGACGTCGACCGGAGGCGGACTCGGACATCGCGCCGAGGATGAGCGCCGACTGCACGATGAGGGCGTCGCGGGCGTGTGTGGCATCCCACCCGATGATGTCGGCGACACGACGGAGCCGGTATCGGACGGTGTTCGGGTGCACGAAGAGCTCGCGGGCCGTGGCTTCGAGGGACCGACCGGTGTCGAGGTAGCACCAGAGCGTCTGGAGCAGTTCGGTGGACTGGTCCTTCAGCGGGACGTAGATGCGCTGGACGAGGGCGGAGCGGGCGAGGGGATCGCCGGCCAGTGCGCGCTCGGGGAGCAGGTCGTCCGCGAGCGCTGGACGGGGAGCGCCGCGCCAGGCACGCGCGACGGCGAACCCGGCGAGGGCCGCCTTCGCCGAGGTCGACGCGTCGACCACCCCGGGGACCTCGTTGCCGAGGACCAGGTGCCCCTCGCCGAACATCGGCTCCAGAGCCTGCGCGATCGCCATGAACGAGACGGGCTCTTCGCCTTCAGGGACGTCGTCCCGCGGGGTCGAGCGACCGATGACGACCACGAGCCGCGACCCCTGCACGCCGATGAGCACGTCGGCGTCCATGTGGCGGGCAGCACGGCGGACCTGGTCGACCTCGAGCTGCTTCGGCGCCGTGCCGACGAGCACTGCGACCTCGCCGTGACCGTGCCAGCCGAGCGCCGCGATCCGCGACGGCAGTTCGTCGTCGTACTCGCCCGACAGGATCGAGTCGACCACGAGCGCCTCGAGCCGCGCGTCCCAGAGCCCGCGGGCCTCCGCAGCACGCGCGTACACGTCGGCGGCTGCGAACGCGATGTCCCGCGAGTACTTCAGGATCGCCTCCTGCAGCATCTCGTCGTCCTTGGCGCGCTCCTCGACCACGGTCACCACGACGCGGATGAGCTGCAGCGTCTGCTGCAGGCTCACCGAGCGGAGGAGTTCCCGCGGCGCGGAGCCGAACACGTCGGCCGCGGCGATCCACGGCGTCGACGCGCTGCCCTCGAGCCACGAGATGAACGACGTGATGCCGGCCTGCGCCACCATGCCGACCGCGGATCGTCGGCCTGGCGGCATCTCGCTGTACCAGGGGAGCGTGTCCTCGAGCCGCTTGATCGTGGCGGTCGAGAGTTCGCCCGACACCTGCCGGAGCCAGGAGAGCGCGCGTTCGCGGTCGTTCTCCCGGCCCACGGCAGGGTCGGTGCGGGGTGTCGTCACCGCCGGTGTCAGCTCTCGCCGCCGGCGGAACCGGTCGTGCCGGCGGTCACGTCGTGCAGCCGGTACTTGTCGATCGCCTGCTGGACGAGCGCCGCGTCGACCTTGCCCTGGCGGGCGAGCTGCTGCAGCGTCCGCACGACGACCGAGGGGCCGTCGATGTGGAAGAAGCGACGGGCGGCCGGACGGGTGTCCGAGAAGCCGAAGCCGTCGGCGCCGAGGGTGGCGTAGTCGGTCGGCACGAACGGGCGGATCTGCTCCTGGACCTGGTGCATGAAGTCGCTGACGGCGACGACGGGCCCCTCGGTCGAGAGCAGGCGCTCGGTGACGTACGGCGTGCGCGGCTGCTCGTTCGGGTTGAGGAACGCGTGCTGCTCCGCGTCGAGGCCGTCGCGGTAGAGCTCGCCCCAGCTCGTGACGCTCCAGACGTCTGCGGAGACGCCCCAGTCCTCGGCGAGGAGCTGCTGTGCCTCGAGGATCCACGGCACCGCGACACCGGACGCCAGGAGCTGCGCCTTCGGGCCGTCGTGCTCGCTCGGCTTGAGCAGGTACATGCCCTTGACGATCCCGTCCACGTCGACGCCCTCGGGCTCGGCGGGCTGGACGATGGGCTCGTTGTAGACCGTCAGGTAGTACATGACGTTCGGGTCGGCGTGCTTGGGCGAGCCGTCCTCGTTCGTGCCGTACATGCGGTCGAGGCCGGACTGCACGATGTGCCCGATCTCGTAGCCGTACGCCGGGTCGTAGGACACGACGGCCGGGTTCGTCGCCGCGAGCAGCAGCGAGTGTCCGTCGGCGTGCTGCAGGCCCTCGCCCGTGAGCGTCGTGCGGCCGGCGGTCGCGCCGATCATGAACCCGCGGGTCATCTGGTCGCCGGCGGCCCAGATGGCGTCGCCGGTGCGCTGGAAGCCGAACATCGAGTAGAAGACGTAGACCGGGATGAGCGGTTCGCCCTGCGTCGAGTACGAGGTGCCGACCGCGGTGAAGGCCGCGAGGGCACCGGCTTCGTTGATGCCGACGTGGATGATCTGGCCCTGCGGGCTCTCCTTGTACGCCAGGAGGAGTTCGCGGTCGACGGACGTGTAGTGCTGCCCGTTCGGGTTGTAGATCTTCGCCGTCGGGAAGTACGCGTCCATGCCGAACGTGCGTGCCTCGTCCGGGATGATCGGGACCACGCGGTCACCGAAGTCCGGGGAGCGCAGGAGGTCCTTCAGCAGACGGGCGAACGCCATGGTGGTGGCGATCTCCTGCTTGCCGGAACCCTTCTTGACGACCTGGTACTTCGAGTCGTCGGGCAGCGTGATCGACGTGTACTTGGTGCGACGCTCCGGGACGTACCCGCCGAGTGCCTGACGGCGCTCGTGCATGTACTGGATGGCCTCGTCGTCGTTCCCGGGGTGGTAGTACGGCGGCGTGTAGGGGTTCTCCTCGAGCTGCGCGTCGGAGATCGGGATGCGCATCTCGTCGCGGAACTGCTTGAGGTTGTCGAGCGTGAGCTTCTTCATCTGGTGGGTCGCGTTGCGGCCCTCGAAGCTCGGTCCGAGGCCGTAGCCCTTGACCGTCTTCGCGAGGATGACGGTCGGCTGGCCCTTGTGCTCGGTCGCGGCCTTGAACGCCGCGTAGACCTTGCGGTAGTCGTGGCCACCGCGCTTGAGGTTCCAGACCTGGTCGTCGCTGTAGCCGTCGATGAGCTGCAGCGCCTTGGGGTCGCGCCCGAAGAAGTTCTCGCGGACGTACGCGCCGTTCTCGGCCTTGTACGTCTGGTAGTCACCGTCGGGGGTGACGTTCATCAGGTTGAGCAGCGCGCCGTCGGTGTCGCGGGCGAGCAGGTCGTCCCACTCGCGGCCCCAGATCACCTTGATGACGTTCCAGCCGGCACCACGGAAGTAGCTCTCGAGCTCCTGGATGATCTTGCCGTTGCCGCGGACCGGGCCGTCGAGACGCTGCAGGTTGCAGTTGATCACGAAGTTGAGGTTGTCGAGCCCGTCGTTCGCCGCGACCTGCAGCTGCCCGCGGGACTCGACCTCGTCCATCTCGCCGTCGCCGAGGAACGCCCAGACCTGCTGGTCGGACGCGTCCTTGATCCCGCGGTTCGACAGGTACTTGGCTTGCTGCGCCTGGTAGATCGCGTTGATCGGGCCGATGCCCATCGACACGGTCGGGAACTGCCAGAAGTGCGGCATGAGGCGCGGGTGCGGGTACGACGACAGTCCGCCGCCCTCGTGCGACTTCTCCTGACGGAACCCGTCGAGCTGGTTCTCGTCGAGGCGGCCTTCCATGTAGGCACGGGCGTACATGCCGGGGGAGGCGTGGCCCTGGAAGAAGACCTGGTCGCCGCCGGACGCGTGGTCCTGCGCGCGGAAGAAGTGGTTGTAGCCGACCTCGTACAGGGCGGCGCTCGACGCGTAGGTCGAGATGTGGCCGCCGACCGAGATGCCGGGGCGCTGCGCGCGGTGCACCGTGATGGCCGCGTTCCAGCGGATCCAGCGGCGGTAGCGGCGCTCGAGCTCTTCGTCGCCGGGGAACTCCGGCTCGTTCTCCGGCGCGATCGTGTTGACGTAGTCCGTCGTCGGGACCATCGGCACGCCGAGGTGCAGTTCCTTGGACCGCTTGAGCAGGCTCAGCATGATCTCGCGCGCACGCTCGTGACCGTGTGCGGCGACCAGTCCGTCGAGGGACTCACGCCATTCGGCGGTCTCCTCCGGGTCCTGGTCCGTGCTGCCGTTGCTGTACGGGTCCTGGTCGTTCACCGTCACCCTTGACCTCGGTTCGTTCTCGTGGTGGTGGACATGGTGGCGCACCGGTCGGTCGGGTCACGACCAGCGGTGGGAGCCTCGACCACTCTAGGCCCCAGCACCGACGAGCACCCTGATGGTGACGTGTGTCCGCACGCTCGTGAACAGGTGCTTGCATTCGCGTGTCGTCGGCGTACGATTGCCGATCGTGCCCGTGCGACCCTGCGCGTGCATGGATCGACGGGCACACCCGCAGCCCGAGGAAGAAGTACACGCAACGATGGCACTGGAGATCGGCTCACTCGCGCCGGACTTCGAACTCCCGAACCAGTTCGGAGAGCACGTCCGCCTCAGCGACTTCCGCGGTTCCCGCCCGGTCGCACTCGTCTTCTTCCCGCTCGCGTTCTCGTCGACCTGCACGAGCGAGCTCTGCGCCCTCCGGGACAACGTCGCGATGTTCCAGGACAACCGCGTCGAGCTCATCGGCATCTCGGTCGACTCGAAGGCGACGCTCCGCTCGTTCGCCGACCTCAACGGTTACGACTTCGAGCTCCTCGCGGACTTCTGGCCGCACGGCGCCGTCTCGAAGGAGTACGGGGTCTTCCTCGAGCACAAGGGCTTCGCGAACCGCGCCACCTTCGTCATCGACGTCCAGGGCCGGATCCGCGCCTCGATCATCTCCGAGCCCGGCGTCGCCCGCGACGTCACCGAGTACCGCGCGGCGCTCGACCGGCTGGCCGCCTGCACGGCGCCCGTCCCGGTCGCCTGACAGTCGGTCGCCTGACGGGCGGTCCGTCGCACCAACCGTCGACCGGTCGGGTTCCGAACACCTCCTGGGTGCGCACGCACCGGACTGGAGGCTCGGTGCACGCCATCGACACCGCCGCAACACCGCGGGCGGGCACGACCGACGCGTACGCGCCGTTCCCGGTGACGGCTGACGCCGCCAGGTGGTCGCTCCGCAGGACGGTCGTCCCGACCGTGCACGGTCCCGTCGTGGTGCACGCCCGCAGCGGAGACCGGCCCCTGCTGTTCCTCCACGGGGTCGCCGGTTCCTGGACCACGTGGACCCCGTTGCTCGAGGCCGCCGACGGCTTCCCGAGCCGCGGGCTGGTCCTCGTCGACCTGCCCGGCTGGGGGTCGTCGCCCGCACCTTCGACGCCGCTGTCGGTCGATGACGCCGTCGTGGTGCTGACCGCCGTGCTCGATGCGCTCGGCGTCCCGGTCGTCGACGTCGTCGGGCACTCGATGGGCGCCTTCGTCGGCATGCACCTCGCGGTCGCCGCCCCGGACCGGACCCGTTCGGTGACGCTCGTCTCCGGGACGACGTTCGCCGCGATCGACGCCGCTCGGCACCCGTTGCGCGGCGTGCTGACCGTTCCCGCGTTCACACTGCTGCGGGCCGGCCTCGCCATCACGCGCGGCGCGGCCGTCCCGATGCTCCGGGTGCTCGCCGGCATCGGTCTCCTGCGGTTGCTCGCCGCACCCGTCTTCACCCACGTGCGGCGCCTGGACCGGAGCGTGCTCGACGCCTTCGTCGAGGAGCTCCGGCCTGCGGGCTTCCTCGCCGCCGCACGATCGGGCGCCGCCTACGACACGGACCGCTGGCGGGGGATCCGGTGCCCCGTGACCGCGGTCTCCGGGCGCGACGACGTCTTCGCCCGCGTCCGGGACCTCGAGGACCTGGCACGCGTGGTGCCGCAGACGCGAACGATGCTCCTGGACGACTGCGGGCACTTCGCCCACGTCGAGCACCCGGCAGCGGTGGTGGCCGCGCTCAGTGGTACTGCGGCGGCCAGTGGAACACGGGCGGACGACGTGGGACTTCGCCGACGGTCGTGACGACGAGGTCGACCTCGCCGAGGTCCTCCAGCACGATCGACCGCGGGTTCCCCAGGTACCGGCGGCCGTCGACCCACACGGTCAGGTCCCCGTGCAGACCGCCCACACCCCAGGCGCTCAAGGGGACGCCCCACTCGTCGAAGAACTGCCCGAGGGTGAAGTCCTGTCGGACCGGTGACTCGACGTGGACGATGCCCGACGTGTCGTGCGTGTGGATCTCCGCGGCGAAGTGCCGACGGTCCGAGTGGCCGATGTCCGCGGGGATCACGACCGGTTCGTCTCCGTCGGTGATCGTCACGTGGGTGTGGATGTGCTCGGCCAGTCGCTGTCCCCACACGTCGTGGAGCCCTGCGGCCTCGGCCCGTGCCGCGAGGTCGGTCGGACGCGGCCACGGCGGACCGTCCTGCACCGCCGAGCACCCCGCGAGGAGCACCACGAGCGCGGCGGCCGTCAGGGTCGCAGTCGCCGTTGCTCGTCGCACCGTTCCGTGTGTACTCGGTCAGACGCGCTCCGGCACGAGTGCAGCGACCCGGGATCGGACCTCGGACACCACCGCCCGCCGCATGCCCGGGGAGAACAGCGCGTGGTCCCCGTCGGGCACCGGCACCAGGCTGACCGAGCCGGGGTGGGGCCCTGGTGCGTACCGCTCGAGCGCCGCGCGGCCACCGAGACGCTCGAACGTCGCGACGTCGACGGGAGCCGCGATCACCACCACCTCGGTGCCAGCCGCCACGAGTGGTCGCACGTGCTGCAGGACGCCCCCGGTGCGGCTCCGCTCGACGTGCGCACGGACGACCTGCGGCACGACACGGTCGTACCAGGACCGGATCCGCAGCCGGGTGGACGACGGCGACCCCGCGGCCGCCGCGCTGTGGCCACCCGGTGCGGCGGGCCGCCGGCGGAAGTCGTTCGGGCTGATCTCCACGACCAGCCGTGGGGACAGCGCCGCAGAGCGGCCGGCGAGCCACGCACCGGCACACATACCGACCAGTGCGAGGCGGTCGCCGTCGACCCCGAGGGCGGACACGACCGCGTCCTGGTCGTCGACCCACGTCTGCGCGAACAGGTGGTTGTGCTCACCGGCGGACACCGTCGTGCTCTCCCCGGTGCCCCGGCGGTCGACCCGGACGACCCTGGCGCCGTCCTCGGCGAGCGCCCGGGCGAGTGCGACCTGGTAGTCGTTCCCGCCGACCCGGTGCTCGGCGCCGCCGGTGTGCAGGACGACGACGGGAGCGTCGTCCGGCGCGCCGGCGGGGACCGTCTCCACGGCGAAGAGCGACTCCGGTCCGAGGTGCACGACGTGCTCCGAGATCCCGGAGTCGAGGTCGAGGACCGCGTCGACACGTGGCGGTCCCGACGCGATCGTCGCCGTGGGAACGTGTTCGTCGACCCATGCGACCACCGTGTCGACCGCCTGCACCGGCATGCGCGCGTGGATGCTCATCTCGTCGAGCAGCTCTGCGCTCCCAGGTACCTCGACGACCGGAAGACCACCGACCGCTCGAGGGCCTCGCGCCCCTGGCCGCACCAGCACGAGCGTGGAGCGGGGGTCCCGTTCGACGTGCACGAGCGCGGCGACGGCTGCGGCCTGCGCCGGATCCAGGTCGATCCCCACGAGGGTCTCGACGCCGTCGACGACACGGGTGGCCTCGATCGTCAGCGTCGCGAGCGCACGCTGTCGACGCAGCCAGGCGCGGCCGGACTCGGGTGCGTCCCAGAGCACCAGGCCGTCGCCCTCGGTCGCGGCTGCGGAGGCGATGAGTGCGCCTGAGGCGAGTCCGACGAAGACGATCCGCTCGGCCCCGGCCGTGCGGAGCACGGCCGCCGCGTTGCGAGCGGACCGGACCGGCGCGTCGGGGTCGGCGTCGTCCTCGGAATCGCCACGGCCGGACGGGTCGTAGCGCACCGAAGCCA
Coding sequences within:
- a CDS encoding DUF3145 domain-containing protein codes for the protein MTGTASGVLYVHSSPRALCPHVEWAAGRAMSRAVNFSWLDQPAQDGSRRTEYTWTGQVGTGAAIASALRGWEHLRYEVTEEPTEASDGGRWMHTPDLGVFYAQTDVTGNMVIPEDRVRYAMEVAGSNALELHRELRLALGQAWDDELEPFRHAAEGNPVVWLHRVG
- a CDS encoding beta-ketoacyl-[acyl-carrier-protein] synthase family protein, which gives rise to MTNKTVVVTGIGAITPLAATASETWDALLEGKSGITRLEDPRYAELDIPVEFAGQARKFITDQLTRPETKRFDPSSQLSLIAAREAWADAGIDNETVVPERLIVDWATGIGGVNTLLDAWDTLREKGPRRVLPMTVPMLMANGPAAAIEMEFGARGGARTYLSACASSTESLAEAYRHVATGEADIVIAGGAEAALHPMPLASFAAMQALSRRNDSPETASRPYDVTRDGFVLADGAAALILETKEHAEARGAKIYAEVAGAGITSDAFHITAPDPEGSAAARAVLTALEHAGASRDDVAHVNAHATSTPVGDIAEYHAMRRVFGDHLDSVVVSATKASTGHLLGGAGAIEAMFTVLALHNRVAPPTINLTEQDPEIVMDVATAPRELPAGDLLAVSNSFGFGGHNAVVAFRTA
- a CDS encoding acyl carrier protein, with protein sequence MALSNEDVLAGLAELINDETGIATDTVQADKSFTDDLDIDSISMMTIVVNAEEKFDVKIPDEEVKNLKTVGDAVDFIVKAQA
- a CDS encoding beta-ketoacyl-ACP synthase III, yielding MAFGAARGELTVPNDDLVGPIDSSDEWIRQRTGIITRMRAGEGVEAVDLAETAAREAIAKAGLTPDQIGVVLVSTVTHTVATPSMASLLAERIGATPAAAYDISAACAGYAYGIAQADSFVKSGIADHVLVIGAEKLSDIVDPTDRSISFLLGDGAGAAVVGPSDFPGIAPTIWGSDGSKWDAIGMTSTFNEWEAGAARPTIRQAGQTVFRWAVWEMVKVAREALETAGVRPDQLAAFVPHQANIRIIDEFAKQLGLPESVVIARDITTTGNTSAASIPLATHRLLDEHPELSGGLALQIGFGAGLVFGAQVVVLP
- a CDS encoding ACP S-malonyltransferase, encoding MIVVVAPGQGSQTPGFLAPWLEDAAVRERVGQWSEAIGVDLAVHGTESDADTIKDTALAQPLIVAAGIITADALLADGRRALVGGVAGHSVGEFTAAAVAGILQPTDAVSLVAARGRAMADAAALEPTSMAAVLGGDADEVAQALEAHGLVPANHNGGGQTVVAGAAAAIAALAENPPTKARVIPLAVAGAFHTRYMAPAVERVAPVAAGTTAVDPTLPIWTNADGSRVDDGRQFVDLMVQQIANPVHWDSVMESFQQAGVTGIIELAPAGALVGLAKRGLRGTPTVAIKSPEDLPAAIELLSTAEVSA
- a CDS encoding PucR family transcriptional regulator codes for the protein MTTPRTDPAVGRENDRERALSWLRQVSGELSTATIKRLEDTLPWYSEMPPGRRSAVGMVAQAGITSFISWLEGSASTPWIAAADVFGSAPRELLRSVSLQQTLQLIRVVVTVVEERAKDDEMLQEAILKYSRDIAFAAADVYARAAEARGLWDARLEALVVDSILSGEYDDELPSRIAALGWHGHGEVAVLVGTAPKQLEVDQVRRAARHMDADVLIGVQGSRLVVVIGRSTPRDDVPEGEEPVSFMAIAQALEPMFGEGHLVLGNEVPGVVDASTSAKAALAGFAVARAWRGAPRPALADDLLPERALAGDPLARSALVQRIYVPLKDQSTELLQTLWCYLDTGRSLEATARELFVHPNTVRYRLRRVADIIGWDATHARDALIVQSALILGAMSESASGRRRIGRR
- the aceE gene encoding pyruvate dehydrogenase (acetyl-transferring), homodimeric type; the protein is MTVNDQDPYSNGSTDQDPEETAEWRESLDGLVAAHGHERAREIMLSLLKRSKELHLGVPMVPTTDYVNTIAPENEPEFPGDEELERRYRRWIRWNAAITVHRAQRPGISVGGHISTYASSAALYEVGYNHFFRAQDHASGGDQVFFQGHASPGMYARAYMEGRLDENQLDGFRQEKSHEGGGLSSYPHPRLMPHFWQFPTVSMGIGPINAIYQAQQAKYLSNRGIKDASDQQVWAFLGDGEMDEVESRGQLQVAANDGLDNLNFVINCNLQRLDGPVRGNGKIIQELESYFRGAGWNVIKVIWGREWDDLLARDTDGALLNLMNVTPDGDYQTYKAENGAYVRENFFGRDPKALQLIDGYSDDQVWNLKRGGHDYRKVYAAFKAATEHKGQPTVILAKTVKGYGLGPSFEGRNATHQMKKLTLDNLKQFRDEMRIPISDAQLEENPYTPPYYHPGNDDEAIQYMHERRQALGGYVPERRTKYTSITLPDDSKYQVVKKGSGKQEIATTMAFARLLKDLLRSPDFGDRVVPIIPDEARTFGMDAYFPTAKIYNPNGQHYTSVDRELLLAYKESPQGQIIHVGINEAGALAAFTAVGTSYSTQGEPLIPVYVFYSMFGFQRTGDAIWAAGDQMTRGFMIGATAGRTTLTGEGLQHADGHSLLLAATNPAVVSYDPAYGYEIGHIVQSGLDRMYGTNEDGSPKHADPNVMYYLTVYNEPIVQPAEPEGVDVDGIVKGMYLLKPSEHDGPKAQLLASGVAVPWILEAQQLLAEDWGVSADVWSVTSWGELYRDGLDAEQHAFLNPNEQPRTPYVTERLLSTEGPVVAVSDFMHQVQEQIRPFVPTDYATLGADGFGFSDTRPAARRFFHIDGPSVVVRTLQQLARQGKVDAALVQQAIDKYRLHDVTAGTTGSAGGES
- a CDS encoding peroxiredoxin, whose amino-acid sequence is MALEIGSLAPDFELPNQFGEHVRLSDFRGSRPVALVFFPLAFSSTCTSELCALRDNVAMFQDNRVELIGISVDSKATLRSFADLNGYDFELLADFWPHGAVSKEYGVFLEHKGFANRATFVIDVQGRIRASIISEPGVARDVTEYRAALDRLAACTAPVPVA